Proteins co-encoded in one Acidobacteriota bacterium genomic window:
- a CDS encoding iron-sulfur cluster-binding protein, with protein MQQLTAETFDQNARAALNDPVLHGALRNLADNFVTRRQNAIASVDDWEGLREKARAIKEETLLHLDEYLSQFVENAEKAGAKIHWARDGKEACQIVIDLVKNRDARMVVKAKSMAGEEIHLNEALERSGIEPVETDLGEWIIQLAGETPSHIVVPAIHKTKEQIADIFVEKVGIEKTDNVDVLTKTTRRILRERFAEAEVGISGVNFGVAETGTILILENEGNIRLTTSLTKTHIAVMGIEKVIPKFADLDVFLKLLPRSGTGQRLTAYQSLITGVKKNAADAGPEDVHIVLMDNGRSRMLGHPVTRQSLACIRCGACLNACPVYQQVGGHAYGSVYPGPIGAVITPQLIGISKAKQLPYASSLCGACKEVCPVKIDIPELLLHLRAEITDGTAGGSANNPERKRRFAESLAFKMYGKAWSGQFSYGLGTKAARIMQKLVVRDGKIGKASGLIAKLLPPLGAWTAWRDAPAVAPRSFREQWKDGLDKQG; from the coding sequence ATGCAGCAGCTAACCGCAGAAACTTTTGACCAGAATGCCCGGGCGGCCCTTAATGACCCGGTGCTGCACGGTGCGCTGCGGAATCTGGCTGACAATTTCGTGACCCGTCGCCAAAACGCGATCGCGTCCGTTGATGACTGGGAAGGACTTCGTGAAAAGGCCCGGGCGATAAAGGAAGAGACGCTGCTTCATCTTGACGAATACCTTTCACAATTTGTCGAGAATGCTGAAAAAGCCGGTGCAAAAATTCACTGGGCACGCGATGGAAAAGAGGCGTGTCAGATCGTTATCGACCTCGTAAAAAATCGCGATGCCAGGATGGTCGTTAAGGCAAAAAGTATGGCCGGCGAAGAGATCCATCTGAACGAGGCTCTCGAAAGATCGGGCATCGAGCCGGTGGAAACTGACCTCGGGGAATGGATAATTCAGCTCGCCGGCGAGACGCCCTCGCACATCGTCGTTCCGGCGATCCATAAAACAAAGGAACAGATAGCTGATATTTTTGTTGAAAAAGTCGGGATCGAGAAGACCGACAACGTCGATGTGCTGACGAAAACGACGCGGCGGATACTTCGCGAACGCTTTGCCGAGGCTGAGGTTGGCATCAGCGGTGTAAATTTCGGAGTTGCCGAGACGGGTACCATCTTGATCCTTGAAAATGAAGGCAACATCCGGCTGACGACGAGCCTGACTAAAACGCACATCGCGGTCATGGGGATCGAAAAAGTCATCCCGAAATTTGCCGATCTCGATGTTTTTCTTAAGCTTTTACCGCGTTCCGGAACGGGCCAGCGGTTAACGGCCTACCAATCGCTGATCACCGGAGTAAAGAAAAACGCGGCAGATGCGGGGCCCGAGGACGTTCACATCGTCCTGATGGACAACGGGCGCTCGCGAATGCTCGGCCATCCCGTCACGCGCCAGAGCCTCGCGTGCATCCGCTGCGGAGCGTGTCTGAACGCCTGTCCGGTGTACCAGCAGGTCGGCGGCCACGCGTATGGTTCGGTTTACCCCGGACCGATCGGAGCTGTGATCACCCCGCAGTTGATCGGAATTTCAAAGGCGAAGCAGCTTCCTTACGCCTCGAGCCTGTGCGGCGCTTGTAAGGAAGTTTGTCCTGTAAAGATCGATATTCCGGAACTGCTGCTGCACCTGCGAGCAGAAATTACGGACGGAACGGCTGGTGGCTCGGCAAATAATCCGGAGCGAAAACGAAGATTTGCCGAGAGCCTCGCATTTAAAATGTACGGCAAGGCCTGGTCGGGTCAATTTTCTTACGGACTTGGCACCAAAGCCGCGCGGATAATGCAAAAATTGGTCGTTCGCGACGGCAAAATAGGAAAGGCGAGCGGCCTGATCGCAAAACTGCTGCCGCCGCTCGGAGCCTGGACCGCTTGGCGCGACGCTCCGGCGGTTGCTCCCAGGTCGTTTCGTGAGCAGTGGAAAGACGGGCTTGATAAGCAAGGTTGA
- a CDS encoding (Fe-S)-binding protein — protein sequence MKVSLFVTCLVDQLCPNVGVATVEVLRRAGCEVVFDERQTCCGQPAFNTGYRKEASKFAKRFIEIFESSDAEAIVSPSGSCTAMVKHFHELFPDEPEWRQRAEKIAAKTHEFGSFLVNVLKVEDIGAASTGKITWHDACHGLRDLGIRSEPRKLLKNIKGVEFVEMENADVCCGFGGTFSVKYPEISAGMLDNKIEMIEKSGADTVVACDASCLMQINGRLSRIESKVRTKHLAEVLAGSEPPA from the coding sequence ATGAAAGTCTCGCTTTTTGTAACATGTCTCGTCGACCAGCTCTGCCCGAACGTCGGCGTCGCCACGGTCGAGGTTTTGCGGCGGGCGGGATGCGAGGTGGTCTTCGACGAACGCCAGACATGCTGCGGCCAGCCTGCATTTAACACCGGTTATCGTAAAGAGGCGAGCAAATTTGCAAAGCGGTTTATCGAGATCTTTGAAAGTTCGGACGCGGAGGCGATCGTCAGCCCTTCGGGCTCGTGTACGGCGATGGTCAAACATTTTCACGAGCTTTTTCCTGACGAGCCGGAATGGCGGCAGCGAGCGGAAAAGATCGCGGCGAAGACGCATGAATTCGGCAGCTTTTTGGTCAATGTTTTGAAGGTTGAAGACATCGGAGCCGCGTCCACGGGTAAGATAACCTGGCACGATGCGTGTCACGGATTGCGTGACCTCGGTATTCGAAGCGAGCCGCGGAAGCTTTTGAAAAACATAAAGGGCGTCGAATTCGTCGAGATGGAGAATGCCGATGTTTGCTGTGGTTTTGGCGGGACATTCTCGGTCAAATACCCTGAAATTTCAGCCGGAATGCTCGATAACAAGATCGAAATGATAGAAAAGTCCGGAGCCGATACGGTCGTCGCCTGCGACGCTAGCTGCTTGATGCAGATCAACGGACGGCTGTCGCGGATCGAGTCGAAGGTGCGAACAAAGCACCTAGCCGAGGTGCTCGCCGGGTCAGAACCGCCTGCGTAA
- a CDS encoding rhamnulokinase: MAGSLFIAVDLGAGSGRVFLAGVDRGEFLLEEIHRFQYPPIEKDGNLRWDLSHIFAEIRSGLKAAGERARSLGREIKSLGIDSWAVDYGLLDASGNLIADPVCYRDDRTKDAMEQVFARVPRSEIFEKTGIQFQNFNTLYQLFSEKRRGEAADLLLLPDLLNYFLTDKKAAEYTNATTTQFLNASTGNWDHDLIKRLELPSGILPQIVPAGTDLGPLKPETAEELGLEGVHVVAPATHDTGSAVAGAPLDVNSAYISSGTWSLIGVELEKALISEDVAKQNFTNEGGVYGTVRFLKNVMGLWLLESCRREWKAAGLDVEYDTLLAEVAAEKEFKAFIFPDDPRFLNPPSMLEAITQQLAETGQQLDNRPAAISKVIFDSLAFRYASVLRSIETLTGKRVSSIQILGGGGRNTYLNQMTANASRLPVEAGLTEATVVGNVLVQAITAKRFSSIAEAREHVAANFDLKSFEPQPSPQIEKAGERYAAIEDRYTAESISL, encoded by the coding sequence ATGGCGGGTTCACTTTTTATCGCGGTAGATCTGGGTGCGGGCAGCGGTAGAGTTTTCTTGGCGGGTGTCGATCGGGGTGAGTTTTTGCTCGAAGAGATACACAGGTTTCAATATCCGCCAATTGAAAAAGACGGGAATCTGCGTTGGGATCTGAGCCACATTTTTGCCGAGATCAGGTCAGGGTTGAAAGCGGCGGGCGAGCGGGCGAGAAGCCTGGGACGCGAGATAAAGAGCCTCGGCATCGATAGTTGGGCGGTCGATTACGGTCTGCTCGACGCCAGCGGGAATCTGATCGCCGATCCGGTTTGCTACCGTGACGACCGCACAAAAGACGCCATGGAGCAGGTTTTTGCCCGCGTGCCGCGATCCGAGATCTTTGAAAAAACCGGGATACAGTTTCAGAATTTCAACACGCTCTATCAGCTATTTTCGGAAAAGCGGCGAGGTGAGGCAGCAGACCTGCTGCTGCTGCCCGACCTGCTGAATTATTTCCTGACCGACAAAAAAGCGGCAGAATACACGAACGCCACTACAACGCAGTTTCTTAACGCCTCGACCGGTAATTGGGATCACGATCTGATTAAGCGGCTCGAACTGCCGTCAGGAATTCTGCCGCAGATCGTTCCAGCCGGAACGGATCTGGGGCCGTTGAAACCGGAAACCGCAGAGGAACTCGGCCTCGAAGGTGTTCATGTCGTCGCACCGGCAACCCATGACACGGGAAGCGCGGTCGCGGGAGCACCGCTCGATGTGAACTCAGCCTACATTTCGTCAGGAACGTGGTCGCTGATCGGTGTCGAGCTCGAAAAAGCGCTGATCAGTGAAGATGTTGCCAAACAGAATTTCACGAACGAAGGCGGCGTTTACGGCACTGTTCGTTTCCTGAAAAACGTTATGGGACTGTGGCTGCTCGAATCGTGCCGCCGCGAATGGAAAGCCGCTGGACTGGATGTAGAATACGACACGCTCCTCGCGGAAGTCGCAGCAGAGAAAGAGTTTAAGGCGTTCATTTTTCCCGACGACCCGAGATTTTTGAATCCGCCAAGCATGCTCGAGGCGATCACCCAGCAACTTGCGGAAACGGGACAGCAACTTGATAACAGGCCGGCGGCGATCTCGAAAGTTATTTTTGATTCGCTCGCATTTCGGTACGCATCGGTGCTTCGGTCGATCGAAACGCTGACCGGAAAGAGAGTTTCGAGCATACAAATTCTTGGCGGCGGAGGCCGAAATACCTATTTGAATCAGATGACGGCGAACGCCAGTCGATTACCAGTAGAGGCTGGTTTGACCGAGGCGACAGTCGTCGGAAATGTGTTGGTGCAGGCGATCACGGCGAAACGGTTTTCATCGATCGCCGAAGCAAGGGAGCACGTTGCGGCGAATTTTGATTTGAAAAGCTTTGAACCGCAGCCGTCACCGCAGATTGAAAAGGCCGGCGAGCGATATGCGGCGATAGAAGATAGATATACCGCCGAATCTATCAGTTTGTAG
- a CDS encoding ABC transporter permease — protein sequence MNFSRYKREISAAGAFVAILIVLAIVAPSFFSAGNLRDLLINNAPTLLIAIGMTMVILVGEIDISVGSQFAVCSIAAGFLAKTGMPMPVLFASILLVGAAMGSLNGVLVGWLRLPSIIVTLAMLVLWRDALRWLTEGAWVQNLPENFQWFGLSQRGGELTIVVITLIIFVAFAWTLRNVVAGRKIYAVGSDAEAARLAGISGPTVVLSVFALMGALTGIAALLNAVRFSEIPGNSGVGLELKAIAAVVVGGAAITGGRGTLVGTLIGVALLGTIGTALTFLGINPFWEKAIQGAIILIALVSDVALGQLEKNGRSNIAGAAA from the coding sequence ATGAACTTTAGTCGATACAAAAGAGAGATCTCAGCCGCGGGGGCATTTGTGGCGATTCTGATCGTCCTGGCCATCGTTGCGCCGTCTTTTTTTAGTGCAGGAAATCTTCGCGATCTGCTGATAAATAACGCTCCGACTTTGCTTATCGCGATCGGAATGACGATGGTCATTTTGGTTGGCGAGATCGATATTTCGGTAGGGTCGCAGTTCGCGGTCTGCAGCATTGCGGCGGGATTTTTGGCGAAAACCGGAATGCCGATGCCCGTGCTTTTTGCCTCAATTTTGCTGGTCGGAGCGGCTATGGGCTCACTGAATGGCGTTTTGGTTGGCTGGCTGCGTTTGCCGTCGATCATTGTCACGCTGGCGATGCTTGTTCTTTGGCGGGACGCTCTGCGATGGCTTACGGAAGGGGCGTGGGTTCAGAATTTGCCAGAGAATTTCCAATGGTTCGGTCTCTCGCAGCGGGGCGGCGAACTGACGATCGTTGTCATAACACTCATAATTTTTGTCGCATTTGCGTGGACTTTGCGAAACGTTGTCGCGGGTCGAAAGATCTACGCAGTCGGCTCTGACGCTGAGGCGGCGAGGCTCGCGGGTATTAGCGGCCCGACCGTTGTTTTGAGCGTATTTGCTCTGATGGGGGCACTTACGGGAATTGCAGCGTTGCTAAATGCCGTTAGATTTTCTGAGATTCCCGGAAATTCCGGCGTTGGCTTGGAATTGAAGGCCATCGCTGCTGTTGTCGTTGGCGGAGCCGCGATCACCGGCGGCCGTGGAACTTTGGTTGGAACTCTGATCGGAGTTGCTCTGCTTGGAACTATCGGGACGGCACTCACGTTTTTGGGTATCAATCCTTTCTGGGAAAAAGCTATTCAAGGGGCGATCATTTTGATCGCTCTGGTGTCCGACGTAGCACTCGGGCAGTTGGAGAAAAATGGAAGAAGTAATATCGCCGGAGCGGCCGCTTAA
- a CDS encoding lactate utilization protein: MTTAREDIIGSIRRHLAASKPFDAVHREHAGGQAEAVVNTALPAENLADVGTPLDNFGSSASLLGIHFEVAANVREAAALVESVINRIGAKDIAISDSELVAESIETIETVEFTRDASTEFLFGSDLGITSAQWAIAETGTLVLEAESENHRLISLVPPVHLCLLEASKIRQTLGEVLTLTQGNLGHAMTFVTGASRTSDIELTLAIGVHGPGELHVIVLADR, encoded by the coding sequence ATGACGACCGCTCGCGAAGACATAATTGGATCGATCCGCCGGCATCTGGCGGCGAGCAAGCCGTTCGACGCGGTCCACCGCGAGCATGCGGGCGGCCAGGCCGAAGCCGTTGTAAATACAGCACTTCCGGCTGAGAACCTGGCTGATGTCGGGACGCCTTTAGACAATTTCGGTTCGAGTGCCTCGTTACTTGGAATTCACTTTGAGGTTGCGGCGAACGTGAGAGAGGCGGCGGCTCTTGTCGAATCTGTGATAAACCGGATCGGAGCAAAAGATATCGCTATTTCAGACTCTGAGCTGGTCGCGGAGAGCATTGAAACTATTGAAACTGTTGAGTTTACACGCGACGCGTCGACCGAATTCCTATTCGGCTCCGACCTCGGAATAACGTCCGCTCAGTGGGCGATCGCTGAGACCGGAACGCTGGTACTCGAGGCCGAGAGCGAAAACCATCGGCTCATATCCCTCGTGCCGCCGGTGCATCTTTGCCTGCTCGAGGCGAGTAAAATTCGGCAGACACTGGGTGAAGTTTTGACCCTGACACAAGGAAATTTGGGGCATGCGATGACTTTTGTAACCGGAGCTTCGCGGACCTCGGATATTGAGTTAACGCTGGCAATTGGCGTCCACGGGCCTGGAGAATTGCACGTTATTGTTTTGGCTGACCGATAA
- a CDS encoding substrate-binding domain-containing protein, producing MEEVISPERPLNTEQSLRERLFPNNEWILLIVLIAECLIFTVTGSNFATSGNAFEITRLAVEIGLLALVMTPIIITGGIDLSVGSMMGLSAVFMGSLWRDGGVSMPIAIAITLLVGLVGGSLNAAMITKLKAPPLIVTLGTFSLFRGIAEGLTRGIENYSGFSPSYLFLGQGYVFGFIPTQLFIFVPVIIAVWWWLHRTAFGRSFYAVGFSQEGSRYAGIKVRRRLNFVYCLSGLTAALAAVIYVAHLGQAKSDAGTGYELTAITAVVLGGASIFGGRGTVLGTVLGLFAIVILQNGLRLSGQPAELAGILTGVLLVVTILLDRLSRASDAKPKIQGVSEEEFEVKNWQVGVLSGVIVAAALIVAGSNWLLVRSIKDEKGTSAQSTSANTNAPTAGKKSVIAMMPKAKGDPYFISCKKGAEEAAKELGAELLWDGPTDLDPAKQNEVVEAWITRGVDVIAVSVENKEGISTVLRKAREKGIKVVTWDADAEKDARDYLINQATPQGIGETLMDETARIMGGKGEFAIITASLSAANQNEWIKYIKQRLESKYPEMKLVTIQPSDGDRDRAFQETQNVLKVYPNVKVVMGIAAPAVPGIAEAVKQSNRKDVKVTGLSLPNMCKPYIKDGIVDSIVLWNTGDLGYLTVFVSNALNNGFFKKGDKSLKAGRLGDIEVVDDEVRLGKPFIFNKENVDKFDF from the coding sequence ATGGAAGAAGTAATATCGCCGGAGCGGCCGCTTAATACGGAGCAGTCGCTTCGCGAGCGGCTTTTTCCTAATAACGAATGGATCTTACTGATCGTCCTTATCGCGGAATGCCTGATCTTTACGGTCACGGGCAGCAATTTTGCGACGTCCGGAAATGCCTTTGAGATCACGCGGCTCGCGGTCGAAATTGGCCTGCTTGCCCTCGTCATGACTCCGATAATTATTACCGGAGGGATCGATCTGTCAGTCGGATCGATGATGGGACTTTCGGCTGTGTTCATGGGCTCTCTGTGGCGTGACGGCGGCGTTTCGATGCCGATTGCTATCGCGATAACCCTTTTGGTTGGTTTAGTTGGCGGATCGCTGAATGCGGCGATGATCACTAAATTAAAGGCCCCGCCGTTGATCGTCACGCTTGGAACTTTCTCGCTTTTTCGCGGCATTGCCGAAGGCTTGACGCGTGGGATCGAGAACTATTCGGGCTTTTCGCCATCGTATCTGTTTCTCGGTCAGGGCTATGTTTTTGGGTTTATTCCGACGCAGCTTTTTATCTTTGTTCCGGTGATAATTGCGGTTTGGTGGTGGCTGCACCGCACTGCGTTCGGGCGTAGTTTTTACGCGGTCGGATTCTCACAGGAAGGTTCGCGATACGCAGGTATTAAGGTCCGGCGGCGACTGAATTTTGTTTATTGCCTGTCGGGATTGACCGCGGCTCTCGCCGCCGTGATCTATGTTGCCCATCTCGGGCAGGCGAAATCGGATGCGGGAACGGGATATGAATTGACCGCAATTACCGCCGTTGTACTCGGCGGAGCGTCGATATTTGGCGGACGCGGGACTGTGTTGGGAACGGTTCTCGGGCTGTTCGCGATCGTTATTTTGCAAAACGGTCTGCGGCTTAGCGGCCAGCCGGCGGAGCTTGCCGGGATCTTGACCGGTGTTTTGCTCGTAGTCACAATTTTGCTCGACCGTCTGTCGAGAGCCAGCGATGCGAAACCCAAGATACAAGGGGTTTCAGAGGAGGAATTTGAAGTGAAAAATTGGCAAGTCGGAGTTTTGAGCGGCGTGATCGTCGCCGCAGCGTTGATCGTCGCAGGCAGCAATTGGCTGCTTGTTCGATCGATCAAGGATGAAAAGGGAACGTCGGCTCAGTCGACTTCCGCAAACACGAACGCTCCAACCGCAGGCAAAAAGAGCGTTATTGCCATGATGCCGAAGGCAAAGGGCGACCCGTACTTCATCAGCTGTAAAAAAGGTGCTGAAGAAGCCGCAAAAGAGCTCGGAGCCGAACTTCTCTGGGATGGCCCGACCGATCTCGATCCGGCAAAGCAGAACGAGGTCGTCGAGGCATGGATCACGCGTGGAGTCGATGTGATCGCGGTCAGCGTTGAGAACAAAGAGGGGATCTCGACGGTTCTGAGAAAGGCTCGCGAAAAGGGAATTAAGGTCGTTACGTGGGACGCTGACGCCGAAAAAGACGCTCGCGATTACCTTATAAATCAAGCGACTCCGCAAGGGATCGGCGAAACTCTAATGGACGAAACAGCCCGCATCATGGGCGGAAAAGGTGAATTTGCGATCATCACTGCTTCGCTTAGCGCGGCAAATCAGAACGAATGGATCAAATACATAAAGCAGCGGCTTGAGTCGAAATATCCTGAGATGAAGCTGGTCACGATCCAGCCGAGTGACGGCGACCGCGACCGAGCCTTTCAGGAAACTCAGAATGTTCTCAAGGTCTATCCGAACGTAAAAGTTGTTATGGGAATCGCAGCTCCGGCAGTTCCGGGGATCGCCGAAGCGGTTAAACAATCGAACCGCAAAGATGTGAAAGTCACGGGCCTTTCGCTGCCGAATATGTGCAAGCCTTATATCAAAGATGGGATCGTCGACAGTATAGTCTTATGGAATACGGGCGATCTGGGTTATCTCACCGTCTTTGTGTCGAACGCTCTGAATAACGGCTTCTTCAAAAAGGGAGACAAATCGCTAAAGGCGGGACGGCTCGGTGACATCGAGGTTGTGGATGACGAGGTCAGGCTCGGTAAGCCGTTTATTTTCAATAAGGAAAATGTAGATAAATTCGATTTCTGA
- a CDS encoding LacI family DNA-binding transcriptional regulator — translation MRIKDIAREAGVSTATVSHVINKTKYVSDPTRDKVEAAIKKFGYHPNAHAQMLALGKSKIIGLLVSDISNPFFPEIIKSVEAAVIAAGYNLFLLNTNYDTARTLEYVQRLIQMKVAGIILMIAEFDEALIKEAKRKKTSFVFQDLGFVGEKVSNIILDYAAGIDEAVQHLVSLGHKRIVHIGGAHEIYSAGVRWEAFVEAVKKHLPDEPEPKIYEGDFRFEGGRLAASQILAEKDLPTAVVVANDLMALGAMQEFKAAGLRVPQDISIIGFDDISFSSLSEPALTTVNSPRVEIGRRAVEALMLTVDKPNQQGIEIRIPTSLLKRDSTAPPRTGR, via the coding sequence ATGCGAATTAAAGACATTGCACGCGAGGCGGGCGTTTCGACTGCGACCGTCTCGCATGTCATAAATAAGACAAAATACGTCTCAGATCCTACCCGCGACAAGGTGGAGGCGGCCATAAAGAAATTCGGCTACCATCCGAATGCCCATGCCCAGATGCTCGCTCTCGGCAAGAGTAAGATCATCGGTCTTTTGGTGTCTGATATTTCCAATCCATTTTTCCCCGAAATCATTAAAAGCGTTGAGGCGGCGGTGATCGCAGCGGGATATAACCTTTTTCTTTTAAATACAAATTACGATACAGCGCGGACGCTCGAGTATGTTCAGCGTCTTATCCAGATGAAAGTTGCCGGCATCATTTTGATGATCGCCGAATTTGATGAAGCTCTGATCAAGGAAGCGAAACGCAAGAAGACGAGCTTTGTGTTTCAGGACCTGGGATTTGTCGGTGAAAAGGTCAGCAATATTATTCTCGATTATGCCGCTGGCATTGACGAAGCGGTACAGCATCTAGTCTCCCTAGGGCATAAGAGAATCGTGCATATCGGCGGCGCACACGAGATCTATTCTGCCGGAGTTCGTTGGGAAGCCTTTGTTGAAGCCGTGAAGAAACATTTGCCGGACGAGCCGGAGCCAAAGATCTACGAGGGCGATTTCCGTTTTGAGGGAGGCCGTCTTGCAGCAAGTCAGATACTTGCCGAGAAAGACCTACCGACCGCCGTCGTCGTGGCGAATGACCTGATGGCTCTCGGAGCGATGCAGGAATTCAAGGCCGCTGGTTTGCGGGTTCCCCAGGATATTTCGATCATCGGTTTTGACGACATCTCATTTTCAAGCCTTTCGGAACCGGCTTTGACGACGGTGAATTCGCCGCGGGTCGAGATCGGCCGCCGCGCGGTCGAAGCATTGATGTTAACGGTCGACAAGCCGAATCAACAGGGCATCGAAATTCGTATTCCGACGTCGCTTCTCAAGCGAGATTCTACTGCCCCGCCTCGGACCGGGCGATAA
- a CDS encoding sugar ABC transporter ATP-binding protein: protein MLLKADKIAKAYSGVQALRDASFELEPGEVHALVGENGAGKSTFIKIVTGAVTPDSGELTVNGEPVRENSPAISKTLGIAAIYQQPALFPELTVAENIAIGLERKGFFGFVNWNERRRAAKELLDRVGAKIDPETPAGELSMPQQQLVEIARALGANAKILIFDEPTASLSEEDTQNLFRVIRELRSQGVGMIYISHRLEELPVIADRVTVLRDGLTIGTKVMDEVSSEELIKLMVGRELSAVFPKRAVEIGEVIFELKDLASRAVGIKNINLSVRAGEIVGVAGLIGAGRTELAKAIFGIVESDQGEILLRGKPMHFGHPSEAIDVGIAYLPEDRRKHGVVLDFSISANITLASLKKLSGFKGMNFGKENEIAADYTRRLGVKTPGIHNAVSTLSGGNQQKVALSRWLMTKPSVLILDEPTQGIDVGAKSEIHSLMMEIAEQGVAILMISSELPEILGMSDRIAVMHGGTIVKVFDREEATQDKILAVALGH from the coding sequence ATGCTGCTAAAAGCTGACAAAATCGCAAAAGCATACTCAGGCGTTCAGGCCCTGCGAGACGCTTCGTTCGAGCTTGAGCCGGGCGAGGTGCATGCGCTTGTCGGCGAAAACGGCGCGGGAAAATCGACTTTTATCAAGATCGTGACCGGAGCCGTAACACCTGATAGCGGTGAATTGACCGTCAACGGCGAACCGGTTCGCGAGAACTCACCAGCGATATCCAAAACGCTCGGCATTGCGGCCATCTATCAGCAACCTGCTCTGTTTCCAGAACTTACGGTCGCCGAGAACATCGCGATCGGCCTCGAACGCAAAGGGTTTTTCGGATTCGTAAATTGGAACGAACGCCGCCGGGCAGCGAAAGAACTGCTCGATCGCGTCGGGGCCAAGATCGATCCGGAAACGCCCGCTGGTGAGCTTTCAATGCCGCAGCAGCAGCTCGTAGAGATCGCTCGGGCTCTCGGGGCAAATGCAAAAATTCTCATTTTTGACGAGCCTACAGCTTCGCTTTCTGAAGAAGATACGCAGAACCTCTTTCGCGTCATCCGCGAACTCCGCTCGCAGGGTGTCGGGATGATCTATATCTCGCACCGCCTCGAAGAATTGCCAGTAATTGCCGACCGCGTCACAGTTTTGCGGGACGGCCTAACGATCGGAACTAAAGTAATGGATGAAGTTAGCAGCGAGGAGCTGATCAAACTAATGGTCGGCCGCGAGCTTTCAGCCGTCTTTCCGAAACGAGCGGTTGAGATCGGCGAAGTCATTTTTGAGCTGAAAGATCTCGCTTCGCGGGCGGTTGGGATCAAGAATATCAATCTTTCCGTTCGAGCCGGTGAGATCGTCGGTGTGGCCGGTTTGATCGGAGCGGGGCGGACTGAGCTGGCAAAAGCAATTTTTGGCATCGTCGAATCCGACCAAGGCGAGATATTGCTTCGCGGCAAACCGATGCATTTCGGCCATCCGTCCGAGGCGATCGACGTTGGTATCGCGTATTTACCTGAGGATCGCCGAAAACACGGAGTCGTGCTGGATTTCTCGATCAGCGCTAATATAACGCTCGCTTCGCTCAAAAAACTTTCCGGCTTTAAGGGTATGAATTTTGGCAAGGAAAATGAGATCGCGGCGGACTATACGCGGCGCCTTGGCGTTAAAACGCCGGGCATTCACAATGCCGTCTCGACGCTCTCAGGCGGCAACCAGCAGAAGGTCGCCCTGAGCCGCTGGCTGATGACAAAACCGTCGGTTTTGATCCTCGATGAACCAACCCAAGGCATCGACGTCGGGGCAAAATCCGAGATCCATTCTCTGATGATGGAGATCGCTGAACAGGGCGTTGCGATCCTTATGATCTCGTCAGAACTCCCGGAAATACTGGGTATGAGCGACAGAATTGCTGTCATGCACGGCGGGACGATCGTTAAAGTTTTTGATAGGGAAGAGGCGACGCAGGATAAGATCCTGGCGGTCGCGCTAGGACATTGA